A single genomic interval of Fibrobacter sp. UWB13 harbors:
- a CDS encoding MalY/PatB family protein, which produces MSEIKERNLDFDTVIERRHTNSIKYDFAIERRVVKPGEDPYSLLPLWVADMDFKTSSFIQDELTRVAEYGIFGYSEPKEDYYEAIKNFYHRRHHYDIEDRKSIIKIPGVMFALGMAIKAFTNVGDGVLIQQPVYMHFVDVIEDNERKVVSNDLVYGEDGRYHIDFEDFEKKIVENNIKLFLLCSPHNPVCRVWTREELTRLGEICLKHNVIVVSDEIHSDFVFEGTHTVFASISEELANKSIIVTAPTKTFNLAGIQIAHAFIKNPSIRHAFRKQIFATGYSQVSIQGIVSTQAAYSKGEVWLDALLKYIKGNIEFTDKFIKENLKGVKLAPMEATYLAWIDFNGTGLSPDEIQDRVRNKARLWLNNGIFFGNNGEGFQRLNLACPRSILVEALDRLKVAFNT; this is translated from the coding sequence ATGTCAGAAATTAAAGAACGAAATTTAGACTTTGATACCGTTATTGAGCGTCGCCATACCAACTCTATCAAATACGATTTTGCTATTGAACGCCGTGTTGTAAAGCCAGGTGAAGATCCATACAGTCTTCTCCCGCTTTGGGTTGCTGACATGGATTTCAAGACATCTTCGTTTATTCAAGATGAGTTGACCCGCGTTGCCGAATATGGAATCTTCGGGTACAGCGAACCCAAAGAAGACTACTACGAAGCTATCAAAAATTTCTACCACCGCCGACACCACTATGATATAGAAGACCGCAAATCGATTATCAAGATTCCCGGTGTGATGTTCGCGCTTGGCATGGCAATAAAAGCATTCACAAACGTTGGCGATGGAGTACTTATCCAGCAGCCGGTCTACATGCACTTTGTTGACGTCATCGAAGACAACGAACGCAAAGTTGTCAGTAACGATCTCGTTTACGGCGAAGACGGTCGCTATCACATTGACTTTGAAGATTTCGAAAAGAAAATTGTCGAAAACAATATCAAGCTCTTTTTGCTTTGCAGCCCGCATAATCCCGTTTGTCGCGTCTGGACTCGCGAAGAACTTACACGCCTCGGAGAGATTTGCCTCAAGCATAATGTAATCGTCGTGAGCGATGAAATCCACAGCGATTTCGTCTTTGAAGGTACGCACACCGTATTCGCCTCCATAAGCGAAGAACTGGCCAACAAATCCATCATCGTCACGGCGCCAACAAAAACATTCAACTTGGCAGGCATCCAAATCGCACACGCCTTCATAAAGAATCCATCAATCCGTCACGCGTTCCGCAAGCAAATCTTTGCCACCGGTTATAGCCAAGTCAGCATCCAGGGAATCGTCTCGACGCAAGCCGCCTACAGCAAAGGTGAAGTCTGGCTCGATGCCCTCCTCAAGTACATCAAAGGCAACATTGAATTTACAGACAAATTTATTAAAGAAAATTTGAAAGGCGTCAAGCTTGCGCCAATGGAAGCGACTTACCTCGCATGGATAGACTTCAACGGGACAGGACTTTCGCCAGACGAAATCCAAGATCGCGTCCGCAACAAGGCGCGACTGTGGCTCAACAACGGGATCTTTTTCGGGAACAACGGAGAAGGATTCCAGCGGCTTAACCTTGCTTGTCCACGAAGTATCCTGGTCGAGGCACTCGATAGACTAAAAGTTGCGTTCAATACATAG
- a CDS encoding LysR family transcriptional regulator, with product MTLQQLRYAIGIAKAGSFNKAAESLFISQPSLTTAIRELEDEIGITVFNRTSRGITLTPEGEEFIARANELYNHYESVLERYSKEEQKKKRFAVSTQHYSFAVKSFVNMAKKFNIDDYEFAIRETKTKEVIDDVTSLRSEIGIIYLSDFNRKYITYLLKEHDLVFQKLIDCKAYAYMWKNNPLANKPYVNLEDLSDYPCLSFEQGESGNYYFAEEILSTNEYHKTIKANDRATMLNLMVGLNGYTLCSGIISEEINGSDYVAVPFKDAKGEDDRSMEIGYITKKNFMLSTICRIYIREMEEYLKAYTAEHNPSA from the coding sequence ATGACACTACAACAATTACGTTACGCCATCGGGATTGCAAAAGCAGGCTCCTTCAACAAGGCCGCCGAATCCTTGTTCATATCCCAACCGTCTCTCACGACAGCCATCCGCGAGCTCGAAGATGAAATCGGCATCACCGTTTTCAACCGCACAAGCCGAGGCATCACGCTCACGCCCGAAGGCGAAGAATTCATCGCCCGCGCGAACGAGCTCTACAACCATTACGAGTCCGTTCTCGAACGCTACAGCAAGGAAGAACAGAAGAAGAAGCGTTTCGCCGTTTCGACACAGCACTATTCCTTCGCCGTCAAGTCCTTCGTGAACATGGCCAAAAAGTTCAACATCGATGATTACGAATTCGCCATCCGCGAAACAAAGACCAAAGAAGTCATCGATGACGTGACGAGCCTCCGCAGTGAAATCGGCATCATCTACTTGAGCGATTTCAACCGCAAGTACATCACGTATTTGCTCAAGGAACACGATCTCGTTTTCCAAAAGCTGATTGATTGCAAGGCTTACGCCTACATGTGGAAAAACAATCCACTCGCCAACAAGCCTTACGTGAACCTTGAAGACCTTTCGGATTACCCGTGCCTTTCTTTTGAACAGGGCGAAAGCGGTAACTATTACTTCGCCGAAGAAATCTTGAGTACAAACGAGTACCACAAAACCATTAAGGCAAACGACCGCGCCACAATGCTCAACTTGATGGTGGGTCTCAACGGTTACACGCTTTGCTCCGGCATCATTAGCGAAGAAATCAACGGTTCCGATTACGTTGCCGTGCCGTTCAAGGACGCCAAAGGCGAAGACGACCGTTCAATGGAAATTGGCTACATCACCAAGAAGAATTTTATGCTCAGCACCATCTGCCGCATCTACATCCGCGAGATGGAAGAATACCTCAAGGCTTACACCGCTGAGCACAATCCAAGCGCCTAA
- a CDS encoding ABC transporter permease, which produces MKNKLINTLRRFLPFLGVIVALAIHLLIEDSDEHPEAEEAYYTWILYFFLATTFILGIVSTFVKKLKKGLEYSGAFWGGVGIVVAIIDIVIGKLALFPVLFFPKYDNILAQFFEGYEIILKCIWHSTKLLVTGFLYGAGFGFITGVLLGFNKKFNYWINPYIKLIGPIPATIWIPISLTIFPTTFGASVFIIALSVWFSVALMTSSAIQAVPKAYFEVSRTLGASSAFQIFRVGIPAAMPSIFLGVFYGIISAFLALMTAEMFGVKYGIGWYISWQKAMLVYSGVYAGIIVIAVYCMLILTLLFKLRDKILNWQKGTLKW; this is translated from the coding sequence ATGAAGAATAAACTAATAAACACATTAAGAAGATTTTTACCCTTTTTAGGTGTCATTGTCGCACTTGCCATCCACTTGCTTATTGAAGACAGCGACGAACACCCAGAAGCTGAAGAAGCTTACTACACCTGGATTTTGTATTTCTTTTTGGCCACTACATTCATCCTCGGCATCGTCTCCACCTTTGTCAAAAAATTGAAGAAAGGCCTGGAATATTCCGGTGCGTTTTGGGGAGGCGTCGGAATCGTCGTCGCCATCATTGACATTGTCATCGGAAAGCTCGCCCTCTTCCCCGTCTTGTTTTTCCCGAAATACGACAACATTCTCGCCCAGTTTTTCGAAGGCTACGAAATCATCCTCAAGTGCATTTGGCACTCGACAAAACTTTTAGTCACAGGATTCCTCTACGGTGCCGGATTCGGCTTTATCACAGGCGTTCTCCTTGGATTCAACAAAAAGTTCAATTATTGGATCAACCCTTACATCAAGCTGATAGGCCCAATTCCCGCAACAATCTGGATTCCGATTTCGTTGACAATTTTCCCGACAACTTTTGGCGCAAGCGTTTTTATCATTGCACTTTCCGTCTGGTTCTCGGTTGCGCTTATGACGAGCTCTGCAATACAGGCTGTCCCCAAAGCCTATTTTGAAGTTTCACGCACGCTCGGCGCAAGTAGCGCTTTCCAGATTTTCCGAGTCGGCATCCCGGCCGCCATGCCCTCCATTTTCCTTGGCGTATTCTACGGCATCATCAGTGCATTCTTGGCGCTCATGACCGCAGAAATGTTCGGCGTCAAATACGGTATCGGCTGGTACATCTCCTGGCAAAAGGCCATGCTCGTCTATAGCGGTGTTTACGCAGGAATCATCGTCATTGCAGTTTACTGCATGCTCATACTCACCCTGCTCTTTAAATTGCGCGATAAAATCTTGAATTGGCAAAAGGGAACTTTGAAATGGTAG
- a CDS encoding PLP-dependent cysteine synthase family protein gives MSNIHHSITELVGHTPLLELHNFEKNHNAKGHILAKLEYFNPSGSVKDRAALRMIEEAEREGKLKPGGEIVEITSGNTGIGLAAIAAAKGYKLTVFFEPGGSEERVQVIKTYGATLLGYDALPNVSKLLKEGSFSVAVLLSDVRKYAEEHNAFFINQIENENNPLAHYYTTGPEIVADTDGKVDFIVSMAGTGGTLNGLSKYFREHNPNVKIVGVQATPDSRFFTPEAEEHGVIDGVAPFANVPEPPPLLNDSSIYDEYIEVSTLQATGVAHELAEHEGLFLGTSGAAGIYAASIVAARPENEGKNVVVITADNGFKYLSTKVYALKK, from the coding sequence ATGTCCAATATTCACCATTCCATTACCGAGCTCGTCGGCCACACTCCGCTGCTGGAGCTCCACAATTTTGAAAAGAATCACAATGCCAAGGGCCATATCCTGGCAAAACTCGAATACTTCAACCCGTCCGGCTCCGTGAAAGACCGCGCAGCCCTCAGAATGATTGAAGAAGCCGAACGCGAAGGCAAGCTCAAGCCGGGTGGAGAAATCGTTGAGATCACAAGCGGTAACACGGGCATCGGCCTTGCCGCTATCGCCGCTGCCAAGGGCTACAAACTCACCGTTTTCTTTGAACCGGGTGGTTCTGAAGAACGCGTACAAGTGATCAAGACCTATGGAGCAACGCTCCTCGGTTACGACGCCCTTCCGAACGTAAGCAAACTCCTGAAAGAAGGCTCCTTCTCTGTTGCCGTCTTGCTCTCCGACGTCCGCAAGTATGCCGAAGAACACAATGCATTCTTCATCAACCAGATTGAAAACGAAAACAACCCGCTCGCCCATTACTACACCACCGGCCCGGAAATCGTTGCCGATACGGATGGCAAGGTAGACTTTATCGTTTCCATGGCAGGCACGGGCGGTACGCTCAATGGTCTTTCCAAGTACTTTCGCGAACACAATCCGAACGTGAAAATCGTCGGTGTGCAGGCCACTCCGGATTCTCGCTTCTTCACCCCGGAAGCTGAAGAACATGGCGTGATCGATGGTGTTGCCCCGTTCGCAAACGTTCCGGAACCGCCTCCTCTGCTGAACGATTCTTCGATCTATGACGAATACATTGAAGTCTCTACGCTCCAGGCTACAGGCGTTGCCCACGAACTTGCCGAACATGAAGGCCTCTTCCTCGGAACTTCTGGCGCAGCAGGCATCTACGCCGCATCCATCGTTGCCGCCCGCCCGGAAAACGAAGGTAAGAACGTTGTTGTCATTACTGCAGACAACGGCTTCAAATACCTTTCCACCAAAGTGTACGCATTGAAGAAGTAA
- a CDS encoding ABC transporter ATP-binding protein has translation MVAENIENVKGAIHIDNLVKTFISNEGETVAALSGVNLDIPAGSFVSLIGPSGCGKTTLLRQIAGLAEPTSGGVFVDGKKITKPGADRGFAFQQATLFPWLNIRDNISLGLRARHVYKEHKQDVDEFIETVGLKGFEKSYPHELSGGMNQRASLARALVGHPDILLLDEPLGALDAFTRMAMQDEIHRLWEKYKTTMVMVTHDVDEALYLSNYVVVMKARPSKIEQVIKIELPFPRARTQDTFIQYRKKILELLNFAGKIQEPEYYL, from the coding sequence ATGGTAGCAGAAAATATCGAAAACGTAAAAGGCGCAATCCACATTGATAATCTTGTAAAGACATTTATCAGTAACGAAGGCGAAACCGTCGCCGCACTGAGCGGAGTCAATCTCGACATTCCCGCAGGCAGTTTCGTGAGCCTTATCGGTCCATCCGGCTGCGGAAAGACAACGCTCTTGAGGCAAATCGCAGGACTTGCCGAACCCACTTCGGGCGGCGTATTTGTCGATGGCAAAAAAATTACGAAGCCCGGTGCCGATCGCGGTTTTGCATTCCAGCAAGCAACACTTTTCCCATGGCTCAACATCCGCGACAACATTTCGCTTGGGCTCAGGGCCCGCCACGTGTACAAGGAACACAAGCAAGACGTTGACGAATTCATCGAAACGGTCGGGCTCAAGGGATTCGAAAAATCATACCCGCACGAACTTTCCGGCGGCATGAATCAGCGAGCAAGCCTTGCAAGAGCGCTTGTCGGCCACCCGGATATTCTCCTTTTGGACGAGCCTCTTGGTGCACTGGACGCTTTCACGCGCATGGCGATGCAAGACGAAATCCACCGCCTTTGGGAAAAGTACAAGACCACGATGGTGATGGTCACGCACGATGTTGACGAAGCCCTTTACCTCAGCAACTACGTTGTCGTGATGAAGGCCCGCCCCTCAAAAATCGAGCAGGTCATCAAAATCGAACTCCCGTTCCCGCGCGCACGAACACAGGACACGTTCATCCAATACCGCAAAAAGATTCTCGAACTGCTAAACTTTGCAGGAAAGATTCAGGAACCGGAATACTACTTGTAG
- a CDS encoding ABC transporter substrate-binding protein translates to MNLRSIIKTTLISALLLGTSAFADFKPVRIAHYTGVLCSAPVHVAWLKGYFDEEFKKIGQKFEMVPVDAGKNSVNELIVAGKVDAGNDLLATELQPIQNGLPIVFVTGVHTGCTKYYVTKKSTIQKLEDLKGRKTKVGVIGLSDSSVMSFRRKLRDLGIVADGPEADVEFIVYGASDLPIALEKGAVDIIALHDPTAATAEKEYGLRKLLDTAIDPKFAVEYCCVAFVTLKLWKENPEGAAAYTRAVARGSAFVNSNPREAARLQLSKDVVSGSEEFNAQLLESYGHIPSRKAALRTFNIVAAELQKTGVLKKKLNIEKFVKSHFADFESKGIKIPDGYSYDKATDKFTENFEEPKSLVKNI, encoded by the coding sequence ATGAATTTACGAAGCATCATTAAGACTACGCTCATAAGCGCCCTCCTCCTCGGAACAAGCGCTTTTGCCGATTTCAAACCAGTCCGAATCGCACACTATACTGGTGTGTTGTGTAGTGCCCCGGTTCATGTCGCTTGGCTCAAAGGTTACTTTGACGAGGAATTCAAAAAGATTGGTCAGAAATTCGAAATGGTTCCTGTTGATGCAGGAAAGAATTCTGTGAACGAGCTCATCGTCGCAGGCAAAGTCGATGCAGGGAACGACTTGCTCGCTACCGAACTTCAGCCCATTCAAAACGGGCTCCCTATCGTCTTTGTCACCGGTGTTCATACGGGTTGCACCAAGTATTACGTCACCAAGAAATCGACGATTCAAAAGTTGGAAGATTTGAAGGGACGTAAAACCAAGGTAGGCGTTATCGGTTTATCCGATAGTTCCGTGATGTCGTTCAGACGCAAACTCCGCGATTTGGGTATCGTCGCAGACGGCCCGGAAGCGGATGTCGAATTCATCGTCTATGGTGCAAGCGACTTGCCGATTGCCCTTGAAAAAGGCGCTGTTGACATTATCGCCCTTCATGATCCAACCGCAGCAACCGCCGAAAAAGAATACGGCTTGCGCAAGTTGCTCGACACCGCAATCGATCCGAAATTTGCCGTAGAATACTGCTGCGTCGCATTCGTGACACTCAAGCTCTGGAAGGAAAATCCGGAAGGTGCCGCCGCTTACACGCGCGCTGTCGCTCGCGGATCCGCATTCGTGAACAGCAATCCGCGCGAAGCCGCAAGACTCCAGCTCTCGAAGGATGTCGTTTCTGGCAGTGAAGAATTCAACGCCCAATTGCTCGAAAGCTACGGTCACATTCCGTCCCGCAAGGCCGCGCTCCGCACGTTCAATATTGTTGCTGCAGAGCTTCAAAAGACGGGAGTCTTGAAGAAAAAATTGAACATCGAAAAGTTCGTCAAGAGTCACTTTGCTGACTTCGAATCAAAGGGTATCAAAATTCCGGATGGCTACTCCTATGATAAGGCCACCGATAAATTCACAGAAAATTTCGAAGAGCCGAAATCTCTTGTGAAAAACATTTAA
- a CDS encoding ABC transporter ATP-binding protein: MILNGNNITKEYTRRGEKFPAVNNADFFAWSGDYTVIFGESGSGKSTLLNALAGISAPTSGSIAIDGQPLYTLNDEDRSKLRNERIGYIPQNAACLPAFTVTENIELAASLYKRRIDKEQIQSLLKKLGIAHLANEYPANLSGGELRRVAIARALVNNPDLIIADEPTSNLDEDNSRKVFSLFGRLAKSGAAVIVATHDRSAFGYSNRTYHMKSGTLIPDIGEYGNL; the protein is encoded by the coding sequence ATGATACTCAATGGTAACAACATTACAAAAGAATATACCCGACGCGGTGAAAAGTTCCCAGCCGTCAACAACGCCGATTTTTTCGCCTGGTCAGGCGATTACACGGTCATCTTCGGAGAATCCGGAAGTGGCAAGAGCACGCTTTTGAACGCCCTCGCAGGCATCAGTGCACCAACATCTGGCAGCATCGCCATTGACGGACAACCGCTTTACACTTTGAATGACGAAGACCGTTCAAAGTTACGCAACGAGCGCATCGGCTACATCCCGCAAAATGCAGCCTGCTTGCCCGCATTCACCGTAACCGAAAACATCGAACTCGCTGCAAGCCTTTACAAGCGACGCATCGACAAGGAGCAAATCCAGAGCCTCCTCAAAAAGCTCGGCATCGCTCATTTGGCAAACGAATACCCCGCCAACTTATCGGGTGGAGAATTGCGCCGAGTCGCCATCGCACGTGCTCTTGTCAACAATCCCGATTTGATTATCGCCGATGAACCGACAAGCAATCTCGACGAAGATAATAGCCGCAAGGTTTTCAGCCTTTTCGGAAGGCTTGCAAAATCAGGCGCAGCAGTCATTGTCGCCACGCACGACCGATCGGCATTTGGCTACAGCAATCGCACGTACCACATGAAATCGGGAACACTCATCCCCGACATCGGAGAATACGGCAATCTCTAA
- a CDS encoding sodium:solute symporter, which yields MKLLLIYFFVLGFICIRDLFKVKNFDDYVVAGRKQSSPFVFMSLMATVLGASATVGIAARAESIGFAAFWWLAVGAIGFWFQAAFLSKPVHDLDVRTLPEIAEKTVGKTGRKLVALIIAVSWIGIIAAQFAAVAGFIGLVLGHDAGTQSVLITAVIVIVYTLLGGQLSVVRTDALQFGILTLGFFAAAVYLFGGFSGAENAALQAAGNLAASSSTAGNAGLATFGNFNLLNEKFGASDLAIMLFTIGGAYFLGPDVISRNLVAKDATSARKAVVAGSFAILAFSVIIVLLGMWAATYAPATAGSTTNPLFRLASGVLPLPLAALLSVGLLSALLSSADTCLINSAAIFGSDILNTRRISVVRISVVVIGIIATYLALQGKDIIGLLTMAYSVYTPGIVAPLAVAIIAHKKFNVKKTLWYAGVIIGGLFGLIPAILASTAKIQSPAYLPLVGIAISLAFALASLKKK from the coding sequence ATGAAGCTATTACTCATATACTTCTTTGTTCTCGGTTTCATCTGCATTCGAGACTTGTTCAAAGTCAAGAATTTTGACGATTATGTTGTTGCAGGTCGCAAGCAAAGCTCCCCATTCGTATTCATGAGCCTCATGGCAACAGTCCTTGGGGCATCAGCAACGGTGGGCATTGCCGCACGTGCCGAGAGCATCGGTTTTGCCGCCTTTTGGTGGCTCGCCGTTGGAGCTATTGGGTTCTGGTTTCAAGCCGCATTTTTGAGCAAACCCGTTCACGATCTTGACGTGCGCACGCTCCCCGAAATTGCAGAAAAGACAGTCGGCAAAACAGGTCGAAAGCTTGTCGCTTTAATCATCGCCGTTTCGTGGATCGGAATCATCGCCGCACAATTTGCAGCCGTCGCAGGATTCATCGGGCTTGTGCTCGGTCACGATGCAGGGACGCAATCCGTATTGATTACCGCCGTAATCGTCATTGTCTACACGCTATTGGGCGGGCAACTTTCTGTTGTCCGCACTGATGCTTTGCAATTTGGGATTTTGACGCTCGGATTTTTTGCAGCTGCCGTTTATCTGTTCGGCGGATTCTCGGGCGCCGAAAATGCAGCACTCCAAGCCGCTGGCAATCTCGCCGCCAGCAGTTCGACAGCGGGTAACGCAGGTCTCGCGACTTTCGGCAACTTCAATCTTTTGAACGAAAAATTCGGTGCTAGCGATTTAGCCATTATGCTATTCACAATCGGCGGCGCTTATTTCCTTGGCCCCGATGTAATTTCCAGAAACCTCGTCGCCAAAGATGCCACATCGGCACGCAAGGCTGTTGTCGCTGGCAGTTTTGCCATCCTCGCCTTTAGCGTGATTATCGTTTTGCTCGGCATGTGGGCCGCCACTTACGCCCCCGCTACAGCAGGCTCCACCACAAATCCGCTATTCCGCCTCGCCTCCGGCGTGCTCCCGCTCCCGCTTGCCGCCCTCCTTTCCGTCGGGCTTTTATCAGCACTCCTTTCGTCGGCAGATACATGCCTTATCAATTCCGCCGCCATTTTCGGGAGCGACATTCTGAACACGCGTCGCATTTCTGTCGTGCGCATTTCAGTCGTTGTCATCGGCATTATCGCCACATACCTTGCACTCCAAGGTAAAGACATCATCGGACTTTTGACGATGGCGTACTCCGTTTACACGCCGGGCATTGTCGCCCCGCTCGCAGTCGCCATCATCGCGCACAAAAAGTTCAATGTCAAGAAAACGCTCTGGTACGCAGGCGTGATTATCGGCGGGCTCTTCGGGCTCATCCCCGCAATTCTCGCCTCCACCGCAAAAATCCAAAGCCCCGCTTACTTGCCGCTTGTCGGGATTGCGATATCGCTCGCGTTTGCATTGGCAAGTTTAAAAAAGAAATAA
- a CDS encoding ABC transporter permease, giving the protein MNQIILRIIYTNFWRHPFRSIGLVILTAVTSATLLSSALFSESLDAGLEQLSSRMGADLLIVPYGSEAKDQPVLLQGELSHRTLPREILEFTRKTPGIKIATSQFYFSTLGSSCCDKKVNIIGFDSKTDFTIKPWIRKTYKKDFPIGSVIAGSDIQVDESGKIKFFDQEFTVVAHLERMGNKLDQAIFADVGTIEILQKAAKEKGINFISEGEPSAILANLEKGADFEKISQTLHEKFDNIHVIPRKDLFDNVIATAGSFKIIVWVIAVFFLIVSIAAVSIAFSISANERKREFATLRVIGFTQKRLEHIVLGESLLATIIGTVVGAFISVFATLSFRVFIIDSLSVPFLLPSALTIFAIIIVAIFIPTITGTGAAYRIAKQVGRLDVYSALKEET; this is encoded by the coding sequence ATGAATCAAATCATACTTAGAATTATTTATACAAACTTTTGGCGTCATCCGTTCCGAAGCATTGGACTTGTCATCTTAACCGCAGTCACTTCGGCAACACTTTTATCAAGCGCTCTTTTTTCTGAAAGCCTTGACGCAGGCCTGGAACAGCTCTCATCGCGCATGGGCGCAGACTTGCTCATCGTTCCATACGGTAGCGAAGCAAAAGACCAACCAGTTCTCTTGCAAGGAGAATTAAGCCATCGCACGCTCCCCCGAGAAATTCTCGAATTCACCCGAAAAACTCCTGGAATCAAAATTGCCACATCGCAATTTTATTTTTCCACGCTCGGATCTAGCTGCTGCGATAAAAAAGTCAACATCATCGGTTTCGATTCCAAGACCGATTTTACCATCAAGCCGTGGATTCGCAAAACATACAAGAAAGACTTTCCCATTGGTTCTGTAATCGCGGGTAGCGACATTCAAGTCGATGAATCCGGGAAAATCAAGTTCTTCGATCAGGAATTTACTGTCGTAGCACACCTAGAACGCATGGGTAATAAGCTTGACCAAGCCATTTTTGCCGATGTCGGGACCATCGAAATCTTGCAGAAAGCAGCGAAAGAAAAAGGTATCAACTTCATTTCCGAAGGCGAACCTTCCGCGATTCTTGCGAATCTCGAAAAAGGTGCAGACTTCGAAAAAATTTCGCAGACGCTTCACGAGAAATTCGACAACATCCACGTGATTCCGCGCAAGGATTTATTCGATAACGTCATCGCCACGGCAGGTTCTTTCAAGATTATCGTATGGGTTATCGCCGTATTCTTCTTGATTGTCTCCATCGCCGCCGTTTCCATAGCCTTTTCAATTTCTGCAAACGAGCGCAAGCGCGAATTTGCAACACTCCGCGTCATCGGTTTCACGCAAAAGAGATTGGAACACATCGTTCTTGGCGAATCATTGCTCGCAACCATCATCGGCACTGTCGTAGGCGCGTTTATCAGCGTATTTGCAACGCTCTCGTTCCGCGTGTTCATTATCGACAGTTTATCCGTACCGTTCTTGCTTCCGAGCGCACTAACCATTTTTGCGATTATTATCGTTGCAATATTCATTCCCACAATCACAGGCACAGGAGCCGCCTATCGAATAGCTAAACAAGTTGGCCGTCTAGATGTTTACTCGGCTTTAAAGGAGGAAACTTAA
- a CDS encoding DUF4418 family protein — protein MKQGILFGATAIAFGVLVSLLSFVLLPFCSGHGDMIMRCQKTSSVDGIIGIVIAIFGIAYIAIPKAQKALSAAVIAGGVFTALVPAVIVGVCAAPHMHCHSISSPVLQITGIVIALVGIANSIYLLNRSITRQETLNESNHT, from the coding sequence ATGAAACAAGGTATTTTATTCGGCGCAACAGCAATTGCATTCGGCGTTCTCGTTTCGCTACTTTCATTTGTTCTGCTTCCATTTTGCTCGGGTCATGGAGACATGATCATGCGCTGCCAAAAGACCTCTAGTGTTGACGGAATTATCGGCATTGTCATCGCGATTTTCGGTATCGCCTATATCGCGATCCCGAAAGCACAAAAAGCATTATCGGCAGCAGTGATTGCAGGCGGTGTTTTCACAGCCCTTGTACCCGCCGTGATTGTAGGCGTTTGCGCAGCACCCCACATGCATTGTCATTCCATTTCTTCCCCGGTTTTGCAAATCACAGGAATCGTCATTGCGCTCGTTGGAATCGCCAACAGCATTTACTTATTGAATCGCAGTATAACGCGACAGGAGACTTTAAATGAATCAAATCATACTTAG